The region AATCTTATCAATGACAAAAAAGAAAATCCTGCTTTTTTATTTGGGAGATTTTTACTTTTCTTCCTGTCAGAATTAGGTTATGAGTTATCAACCGATAAATGTTCTGTTTGTGGGAACAAATTAATTACCGGGACGACTCTCGGTTTCGATTTTAATACCGGTATATTATGTTCTGATTGTTTTAAGTCACATTCAGGTGTTGAAACAATCTCTGCGGAACTTTTTGATTTAATCTTTTGTCTAAAAACCAATAGATTAACAGAGAAATTTAATGTTGGAATAATGGATAAGTTCATTTTTTTAATGGAACAATATTTAAGATTTCATATAACAGGGTTTAAAGGAATACAATCATTCAGAATTTATAAATAAAAAGTAGAGGTAATTATCAGCATTTGCGATACCAATGAATAAAGTGTGAATCTAATAATACAAAAAAAAAATAATAGGAGAATAAAAATGAAAACTAAAGGTGTTTTAGGTGCGGCTGCCCTTGTAGTAGTAGGAATTTTATTTGGAGCTTTACTCGTTTCAGGTTTTGGTTTAGTAAGACCAGGATGGGCAGATATTAATTTAGGTGCAAATCATCCTCCGGTTAATCTTGATGCAGATGCTACTTCTTTTTCAAAAGCATTCATTGAAGTTGCTGAAAAAGTTACTCCGGCAATCGTACAGATTAACGTAGTGGCTGAGAGGGAAAACCCGCATAAAGATTTTTTCTTTTTTCCGTTCGATGATCAAATACCTAAAGAGCAGCAGGGATCGGGGAGCGGAATAATAATTTCTGATGATGGTTATATATTAACAAATAATCATGTTGTTGATAATGCAACAAAAGTAAGTGTCGGATTAGCAGATAAAAGAACATTTAGTGCAAAGGTTGTTGGTACTGATCCATTAACTGATTTAGCTGTTATAAAAATTGATGCTGATAATTTAACATCAGCATATCTTGGTGATTCCGATAATCTAAAAGTAGGACAGTGGGTAATGGCAATTGGTAATCCTCTTTCACTCTCCTCTACTGTAACTGCTGGTATTGTTAGTGCAATTGGAAGAGGGCAATTGGGATTGATTAATGATAGTTATGGTATTGAGGATTTTATTCAAACAGATGCGGTGATAAATCCAGGAAACAGCGGCGGTGCCTTAGTTGATCTTTCAGGTGCAGTTGTTGGTATTAACTCTGCAATTGCTACCCGTGGTACCGGTACTTATATTGGATATGGATTTGCAATACCAATCAATCTGGTTAAGACAGTTGCTAAAGAAATTATTGCCTATGGAAAAGTAAATCGTGGATATATCGGCATAAATATTGGAGAAGTTAATGATGCTCTGGCAAAGTCAGTTGGTCTTGATAAACCGAAAGGAATAATTATTCAAGGTATTGTTGAAGGTGGTGCTGCGTCTGAAACTGATCTTAAGTCAGGAGATATAATTCTGTCAGTTGATGGGCGTGAGTTAAATAAGCCAAATGAATTACAAGGATATATTGCTTCCAAAACTGCCGGCACTTCAGTTAATCTTAAAATTTTCAGAGACGGAAAGGAACTTGATAGAAAAGTAACACTAAAAGCACGTGATGAAGATGCTAAAAATAAACCGGTTGTGATGAAAGGTGAGAATAATTCAAAAAGTGAAACTAAATCAAATACTGTCAGTTTTGAAAGTATTGGAATGACTGTTAAAAATCTTAGCGAAAAGGATAAAGAAAACTATAACATTAACTCAGGTATAATTATTACTAAAGTTGAAAACTTTAGTAAAGCAGCAGAACAAAAACTTGGAAGCGGTTTAGTTATTGTTGAAGCTGATAAGAAAAAGATTAATGATGTTGCTGCATTTGAAAAAATAGTTGACAGTAAAAAAGGTAAAGCAGTGTTATTAAAAGTTCAGGATAAAGATGGTAACTCAAAATTTATCGGTCTGGAAATACCTGAATAAAAAACGATAAATAATTTCTGTGAACGTCCCGATTATTCGGGACGTTTTTTTTATATTTGCTGCAAATATTGGAAAGTAAATGATAAGATTTCTGACAGCAGGAGAATCGCACGGAAAAGCATTAACTACTATAGTTGACGGCTTTCCTTCTAACTTAAAAATATCAAAAGAATATATTAATCTTCAGCTTAAGCGAAGACAATCAGGCTATGGTCGTGGATTAAGGATGAAAATCGAATCCGACAATGTGGAAATTATTTCCGGGCTTAGATTTGGGAAGACACTTGGTTCACCGGTTTCGATGTTAATCAGAAATAATGATTGGGAAAACTGGCAAACTATTATGTCAGTTGAGCCGGTTGATGATAAAATTCAGAAAGTGACTATTCCACGCCCTGGTCATGCTGATCTGGTTGGCATTTCAAAATATAATTTTGATGATATACGAAACTCGATTGAAAGATCCTCTGCAAGAGAAACTGCTGCTCGTGTTGCGGCTGGCTGCTTTGCAAGAAAATTACTTGAAGAATTCGGGATAACCATCGGAAGTTTTGTTGAAAGTATCGGCGGGGTTTATCCTGAAAAACCATTCACAGAAAAATTATTTCAAAACAGATTGCAAAAAAACTTTACTGCAAAAACTATATCAGATAAAGCTGATAAAAGTGTAGTTCGCGTTTTAGAGAATACACAGGAAGAAAAAATTATCAATAAAATAAAAAATGCTAAAAAAAAGGGAGATACTTTAGGCGGTACTTTTGTAACTGTTGCAACCGGAGTTCCTGTTGGTCTTGGAAGTTTTATGAATCATGATACAAAACTTGAT is a window of Ignavibacterium sp. DNA encoding:
- the recO gene encoding DNA repair protein RecO → MSEIIKTDAVVLSKLSYGDTSSIVTLYTETDGKLSAIVKGGRSSKSKIGKIIDPINYLQIIIYKKNTRDIQILSDANLISHFINLKEDLNSAKYGFAVIELIKNLTVEHEVNQKLFKGLVKILNLINDKKENPAFLFGRFLLFFLSELGYELSTDKCSVCGNKLITGTTLGFDFNTGILCSDCFKSHSGVETISAELFDLIFCLKTNRLTEKFNVGIMDKFIFLMEQYLRFHITGFKGIQSFRIYK
- a CDS encoding Do family serine endopeptidase; this translates as MKTKGVLGAAALVVVGILFGALLVSGFGLVRPGWADINLGANHPPVNLDADATSFSKAFIEVAEKVTPAIVQINVVAERENPHKDFFFFPFDDQIPKEQQGSGSGIIISDDGYILTNNHVVDNATKVSVGLADKRTFSAKVVGTDPLTDLAVIKIDADNLTSAYLGDSDNLKVGQWVMAIGNPLSLSSTVTAGIVSAIGRGQLGLINDSYGIEDFIQTDAVINPGNSGGALVDLSGAVVGINSAIATRGTGTYIGYGFAIPINLVKTVAKEIIAYGKVNRGYIGINIGEVNDALAKSVGLDKPKGIIIQGIVEGGAASETDLKSGDIILSVDGRELNKPNELQGYIASKTAGTSVNLKIFRDGKELDRKVTLKARDEDAKNKPVVMKGENNSKSETKSNTVSFESIGMTVKNLSEKDKENYNINSGIIITKVENFSKAAEQKLGSGLVIVEADKKKINDVAAFEKIVDSKKGKAVLLKVQDKDGNSKFIGLEIPE
- the aroC gene encoding chorismate synthase encodes the protein MIRFLTAGESHGKALTTIVDGFPSNLKISKEYINLQLKRRQSGYGRGLRMKIESDNVEIISGLRFGKTLGSPVSMLIRNNDWENWQTIMSVEPVDDKIQKVTIPRPGHADLVGISKYNFDDIRNSIERSSARETAARVAAGCFARKLLEEFGITIGSFVESIGGVYPEKPFTEKLFQNRLQKNFTAKTISDKADKSVVRVLENTQEEKIINKIKNAKKKGDTLGGTFVTVATGVPVGLGSFMNHDTKLDAEIAYSIMSVNAVKAVEVGEGFLLADKYGSNSHDEIILDKELFSRNTNRAGGIEGGISTGLPIIVRAAMKPIATLMSPIESVNLSNMKKVDARRERSDFVAVPACAVIAESMIAWVIAKYFIQKFGGDSLEEIRDNYNSYNKKLFSRIKNNFKR